From Apium graveolens cultivar Ventura chromosome 9, ASM990537v1, whole genome shotgun sequence, the proteins below share one genomic window:
- the LOC141684044 gene encoding transcription factor GTE7-like has protein sequence MASAVLEDRNESSSLGKFMGKKFKYSSPNSTNPNPNRKQSKPKRKQFHQLDVPIVAPDVSEEDYLCNREIEASFSRGEGFNCCEYVNFNVSGCSRTELNELRAKLELELQKVWSLNDRIQFGGFSGKNVKFSGQKRANMEGDEGLMKMCKQILTKLMRNRVSRVFNKPVDAVGLGLYDYHDIVKEPMDLGTVKMNLSKNLYSSPSEFASDVRLTFSNAMLYNPKTDQVHSMAAQLLSQFEDMFGPVQEKLESNVEKEDEVRVGNDDWDGSSWNEISTPERPKKPKTNLVSEIPTMKPEPEPERIAEPLIQSSASNRSNSDPRSMQSPVLTPSPVRATPVKPTGSVKGVATLKQPKPKAKDPNKRAMTMEEKQKLGVGLQNLPEEKMPQLVQIIRKRNERLAQEGDEIELDIEALDIETLWELDRFVTNWKKLESKTKRQALMENFSTAPMVAPDTDEALASDINDVEEKIKKDGDDDLEIGDEMPESSFLPVEIEKDDGANVRDNGNMNGNGNGSSSSSSSGSSSSDSSSSDSDSGSRSGSDSDADADDEVQS, from the exons ATGGCGTCGGCGGTTTTGGAGGACCGGAACGAATCATCATCACTAGGTAAATTCATGGGAAAGAAATTTAAATACTCGAGCCCTAATTCgacaaaccctaaccctaatcgAAAGCAATCGAAGCCGAAACGAAAGCAGTTTCATCAATTAGACGTGCCTATAGTTGCTCCAGATGTTTCTGAAGAAGATTATTTGTGTAATCGAGAAATCGAGGCTAGTTTTTCGAGAGGAGAGGGGTTTAATTGCTGCGAATATGTGAATTTCAATGTTTCGGGGTGTTCGAGGACTGAATTGAATGAGTTGAGGGCGAAATTGGAGTTAGAGCTTCAGAAAGTTTGGAGCTTGAATGATCGGATACAATTTGGGGGGTTTTCGGGGAAGAATGTGAAGTTTTCGGGGCAGAAAAGAGCGAATATGGAAGGGGATGAGGGTTTGATGAAGATGTGTAAGCAGATTTTGACGAAATTGATGAGGAATAGGGTTAGTCGGGTTTTTAATAAGCCGGTTGATGCGGTTGGATTGGGATTGTATGATTATCATGATATTGTTAAGGAACCGATGGATTTAGGGACGGTGAAGATGAATTTGTCGAAGAATTTGTATTCTTCGCCTAGTGAATTTGCTTCGGATGTTAGGTTGACGTTTAGTAATGCAATGTTGTATAATCCGAAGACGGATCAAGTTCATTCGATGGCTGCTCAGCTTTTATCGCAGTTTGAGGATATGTTTGGACCGGTTCAGGAGAAATTGGAGAGTAATGTTGAGAAAGAGGACGAGGTTCGGGTTGGGAATGATGATTGGGATGGTAGTTCTTGGAATGAGATTTCTACTCCCGAGAGGCCTAAGAAGCCGAAAACTAATTTAGTTAGTGAGATTCCAACCATGAAGCCTGAGCCGGAGCCTGAGCGTATTGCTGAGCCTTTAATTCAGTCGAGTGCTTCTAATCGTTCAAATTCGGATCCTAGGTCAATGCAGTCACCTGTTTTGACTCCATCTCCGGTGAGAGCAACACCTGTGAAGCCAACTGGGTCGGTGAAAGGTGTGGCTACATTGAAGCAGCCTAAGCCGAAAGCTAAGGACCCGAATAAGAGAGCTATGACAATGGAGGAGAAGCAAAAGTTGGGAGTTGGATTACAGAATTTGCCTGAAGAGAAGATGCCACAGTTGGTGCAAATTATACGAAAAAGAAATGAGCGTTTGGCGCAGGAAGGTGATGAAATTGAGCTTGATATTGAGGCCCTTGATATAGAAACTCTTTGGGAGCTTGATAGATTTGTGACAAATTGGAAGAAGCTTGAAAGCAAGACGAAAAGGCAAGCCTTGATGGAGAACTTTTCAACCGCTCCCATGGTTGCACCTGATACTGATGAG GCTCTTGCTAGTGATATAAATGATGTGGAAGAGAAGATTAAGAAAGATGGCGATGATGACTTGGAGATTGGTGATGAGATGCCTGAGAGCAGTTTCCTCCCAgtggaaattgagaaagatgaTGGTGCAAATGTTCGTGATAATGGAAACATGAATGGTAATGGTAATGGAAGTAGTAGCTCAAGCAGTTCAGGCAGTTCCAGCAGTGATTCCTCTTCAAGCG ATTCAGATTCAGGGAGTCGTTCTGGAAGTGACTCTGATGCTGATGCAGACGATGAAGTGCAGTCATGA